Genomic segment of Streptomyces zhihengii:
CCGAGCCGAGCCCGGCGGCCTCGGCGACCTGCCCGAGCGGGCCGTCGGTGGTCTCCAGCAGACGGCGGGCCACCTCGACCCGGGCCGCCTCGACGTAGGCGGCGGGGCTGGTGCCCGTCTCCTGGGCGAAGACCCGGGCGAAGTGCCGCTCGCTCAGACACATCCGCTCGGCGAGCGCCGCGGCGGACAGGTCCTCGTGGAGGTGGTCGGCGATCCACAGCCGCAGGTCGTCGATGTCCCTGCGGTCGGCGGCGGGGCGGCTCAGCGGTACCGAGAACTGGCTCTGACCGCCCTGCCGCTTGAGGTACATCACGAGGTGCCTGGCGAGCGCGAGGGCGGTCCGCTCGCCGAGGTCCTCGGCCACCAGGGCCAGCGCGAGGTCCAGGCAGGCGCTGATGCCGGCCCCGGTCCACAGCCGGCCGTGGTCGGTGCGGACGAAGATCGGGTCCGGGTCGACGGTGACGCCGGGATGGTCGGCGGCGAGCTGGGCGGCGGTCGACCAGTGGGTGGTCGCCGTCCGGCCGTCGAGCAGTCCGGCGGCGGCCAGCACGTGCGCGCCGACGCACACCGAGGCGACGCGCCCGGCGTGCGGGGCGGTCTCCCGGACCCAGGCCACGATGTCCTCGTCGACCCGGGCCCGGGGGCCGGCCTCGGTCATGTCGACCGCGCCAGGCACGATCAGCGTGTCCACGTCCGCGCCGACGTCACCGAAGGCCAGGTCGGTCAGCAGCCGCACGCCCGCGGAGGTGCGCACCTCTCCGGCGACGGGCCCGGCGAGCCGGACCCGGTAGCCAGCCCGGCCGCCGGTCTCCCGGTTGGCCAGGGCGAAGACCTCGGCCGGGCCGGTGACGTCGAGGAGGTCGACGCCGGGGAAGACCGCGATGACGACACGGTGGGGAAGGGGCATGCACCGATCCTGGCCGGTGGGCACCGCGGCCGCAATGACGATTCCCTGTCACATCCGGACACGGGGCGGGGGCGGCCGGCGCCGGGCCCCGGGCGTGTGGCGAAAGCAGCTCCGTCCGCCCGAAGGGCGGGGCCTGCGGCGTCTGGTCCGTGCGATCGCAAGGCGGAGGATCATCCTCGTACCGGGCGTACCCGGATGACTCCGGCAACGCGGCATGGGGGTACCTCCCAGCGGTAGCTGGGGGAGGGCGTGCCAGGCGTCGCGGGCCAGGAGGGACTTTCGCAACACGCCCGACGCGTCAGCGGGGGGCGATCGCCGTCTCGACGGCGGCCTTGATCCGGGCGCCGAAGGCGGGCGCGTCCTTGCGGGCGGCGGCGAGCGCCAGGCCGACGAGGAGCTTGCCCAGCCCGTGGCCCTCCAGGACGTTGAAGATGCGCACCCGTGTGCCGCCGCCGGGCAGCGGCTCCAGGTCGTAGCCGCCCTCGCGCGCCGTCACGGTGTTGCTCGACACCTCGGCCCACCGGATCGTGCGGGGTGCTTCGAGGGCGGTGACCCGGAACTCCCTGGCGGTCTTCATCCCGGCGTCCTTGACGGTGCTCCGGAAGACGGTGCCGACGGCGGTGGGACCCTCGGGGACCCGTTCGATCCTGAGCACCCGGGGGCTGAACTCCGGGTCGTTGCGGCCGTCGGCGAGGTAGGCGAACACGTCGTCGACGGGCCGGTCGATCTCGACGGTCGCTTCGAACTGACCTGACATGGGGCACTCCCGGTGGGTCGCGACGCGGCACGCCCGCCCGGCGCGCGCCGTTCCCGGGGCGCCTCGCGGACACCCGGGGCCGTCGCGGGCCCGCGGCGTGCCGCCCGTCCTGCACAGCGGCACCGCGACCCTACGGGACCTGCGGGCTTCCCGCGCGGCGACGGGGCACCCCCGGGGGGAAGCGGCCGGTGCGGAGGGAGGCGTACCCCGCCCTCCGCACCGGCGTGCCCTCAGTGGTCGTGGGCGGAGCCCGCGTCGGCGCCGCCCTCGGCCTTCGGGGACGCCGGCCCCTGCCGCGCGGCGCCGTGCCCGCCGTGGTCGCCGTCGTGGCCCGGGACGGTGCCGTCCGGTTTGGCGACCAGGAAGAGACCGGCCATCCCCATGTCGGAGTGGCTCTGGACGTGGCAGTGGTACATCCACGCGCCCGCGCCGACGTGCTCACCGGCGATGACCTGGAAGCCGAAGGAGTCGGCGGGTCCGGTGATCTTGTTGTCGACGACCCGGCTGACGTCCTCGGGGCCCGACAGCAGGCCCGTGCGGTTGTCGGCCCAGCGATGACCGTGCATGTGGAAGGTGTGGTAGTACTCCCCGTGCGTGATCATGATGATCTCCACCCGGTCGCCCACCGTGGCGAGGAAGTTCGGCGGGTCGGCGGCCGGACGGTTGTTGATCGTCATGTCGTTGAAGACGATCGTGAACTGCTTGTCCGGCAGGATGTCGCCCTTGCGGCGCACCACCATCGGCCCGTAGAGCCCCTTGCGGATGCCGCCCGTGCCGTGGTCCGTGCCCACGACGTGGTCGTGGTAGTGCCAGTAGCCGGCGCTGCCGGGGCGCCAGGTGCCGTCGGCGCGGCGGCCGGGGGCGTGGGTGCGCCAGGTGTAGGTGCGGGTGGCGCCCGGCTCGACATGGCTGCGGCTCATCTTCGTGCCGTCGTTGTCGATGTCGTAGTCCACGCCGTGCGGGTGGAGGCTGACGGGCACGTCCATCAGGTTCTCGAACTCGATGTGGAGGGTGTCGCCCTCGTTGAGCTCGATCAGCGGGCCGGGGATCGTGGCCTTGCCCTTCTCCAGGCCGTATCCCATCTGCCCGTCGGCCAGTTTCTCGGCGTAGAGCCGCAGATGGCGGACCACGCCGCCGGCGGGGGCGGTCCTGGGCGCGGCGGCCGCCGCGGGCGCCGCACTGGAGGAGGCGGAGGCGAGGGACAACGATGTCACGCCCGTCGCGGCGACCGCACCGCCCGCGAGCAGGCGCCGGTTGAAACTGCGTCTGTCCATTCGAACTCTCCAGTCGGTGACGGAGGCTGACGGGGCATGAGCCCCCGGGGACGGCCCACACGGTAGCGGGACAGCAGTTGTTTATCCACACTCAGGACAAAGTTCGTTCTCTTGCGGTCATACCTATTGGCGAACCATGAAAAGAGGTCTAGCTTCAACGGCTGTTGTTGTGACCTCAGAGGGGTGGGTGACCACATGAAGCGCGCACCACATCACCGGTCGAGATCAAGAACGGGAATCGCCGCCGCCGCACTCGGCGTCGGCGCCCTGACCGTGTCGCTGCTCGGCGGCAACCCCGCGTCGGCCGAGCCGTACCCGAAGGAGCCGTCGACCGCGGCGACAACGTTGTCCCTGCCGTCCCCACCGGGCGGGGCCAATGTGCGGGTACTCGTCTTCCACGGGTCGGCGACCCAGGAGTCGCCGACCGTCGACGCCGGGATCGCGGCGATCGAGAACATCGGGCTGACCGGCCCCACCGCCGGGCGGTTCCGGACGGAGGCCACCGACGACCCGGCGGTCTTCACCAACGCCAAGCGCCTCGGCCGCTTCAACGCCGTGGTGTTCCTGACCGGCGGCGGCGACGTGCTCGACCCGGAGCAGGAAGCCGGTCTGGAGGCGTACCTGGAGGCGGGCGGCGGGTTCCTCGGCATCCACGACGCCGCGCGGACCGAGCCGTACTCGGACTGGTTCACCGGGCTGATCGGCGCCCGGCCGACCGGCGCGCCGAGCAGCACCCAGCGGGCCGTGGTGGAGGTGGGTGACCGCGCCCATCCCGCCACCTCGGCGCTGCCGCTGGAGTGGAAGCGCCCGGACAAGTGGTTCAACTGGGCGAAGAACCCGTCCGGTTCGGTGCACACGGTCGCCCGGGTGAAGGAGAGTTCGTACAAGCCGGCCGACAAGGCGAACGGCTGGGACCACCCGATCTCCTGGTGCCGCGACTACGACGGCGGCCGGTCCTTCTACACCGGCATGGGCGGCACGGTCGACAGCTTCGCCGAGGCCGACTTCCGCGACCACCTGCGCGGCGCCCTGGCCTGGACGAGCCGGCTGTCGAGGGCCGACTGCAAGGCCACCATCGACGCCAACTACACCGCCGAGCGCGTGACCAAGGCCAACCAGCCCGGTCAGAACGACCAGATCGGCGAACCCCACGGCCTGGTCACCGCCCCCGACGGGCGGGTGCTCTACATCGGGCGCGGCGGCGCGGACTCCAGCGTGCCGGTGGTCACGGACTGGAACAACCCGGACATCGGCAAGGGCAACGGCGAGATCCACGTCTACGACCCGGCCGACAAGAAGGTCACCAAGGCCGGCGCGCTGACCGTCTTCGGCAACAAGGGCGGCGGCGACGAGCTGGTCAAGAACGAGGAGGGCCTGCTCGGCATCGAGCTGGACCCGGACTTCATGACCAACGGCTGGGTGTACCTGCACTGGACGCCGCACTCGCGGATCGACCGTGAGACCCACATGGGCGAGCGGCGGGTCTCCCGCTTCACCCTCGACCTCGCCACCGACAAGCTGGACCTGGCGAGCGAGAAGGTGCTGCTGACCTGGCCGGTGCAGATCCACAGCTGCTGCCACGCGGGCGGCGGCATGGCCTGGGACTCCGACGGCAACCTCTACATCGCCACCGGTGACACCAACTC
This window contains:
- a CDS encoding multicopper oxidase domain-containing protein; this translates as MDRRSFNRRLLAGGAVAATGVTSLSLASASSSAAPAAAAAPRTAPAGGVVRHLRLYAEKLADGQMGYGLEKGKATIPGPLIELNEGDTLHIEFENLMDVPVSLHPHGVDYDIDNDGTKMSRSHVEPGATRTYTWRTHAPGRRADGTWRPGSAGYWHYHDHVVGTDHGTGGIRKGLYGPMVVRRKGDILPDKQFTIVFNDMTINNRPAADPPNFLATVGDRVEIIMITHGEYYHTFHMHGHRWADNRTGLLSGPEDVSRVVDNKITGPADSFGFQVIAGEHVGAGAWMYHCHVQSHSDMGMAGLFLVAKPDGTVPGHDGDHGGHGAARQGPASPKAEGGADAGSAHDH
- a CDS encoding ThuA domain-containing protein, encoding MKRAPHHRSRSRTGIAAAALGVGALTVSLLGGNPASAEPYPKEPSTAATTLSLPSPPGGANVRVLVFHGSATQESPTVDAGIAAIENIGLTGPTAGRFRTEATDDPAVFTNAKRLGRFNAVVFLTGGGDVLDPEQEAGLEAYLEAGGGFLGIHDAARTEPYSDWFTGLIGARPTGAPSSTQRAVVEVGDRAHPATSALPLEWKRPDKWFNWAKNPSGSVHTVARVKESSYKPADKANGWDHPISWCRDYDGGRSFYTGMGGTVDSFAEADFRDHLRGALAWTSRLSRADCKATIDANYTAERVTKANQPGQNDQIGEPHGLVTAPDGRVLYIGRGGADSSVPVVTDWNNPDIGKGNGEIHVYDPADKKVTKAGALTVFGNKGGGDELVKNEEGLLGIELDPDFMTNGWVYLHWTPHSRIDRETHMGERRVSRFTLDLATDKLDLASEKVLLTWPVQIHSCCHAGGGMAWDSDGNLYIATGDTNSSGFSSGYSGNNPEPNFKGVSFSDARRTAGNTNNLNGKILRIHPEDDGSYTLPAGNLFTGEETAEGGGKTRGEIYVMGVRNPARIFVDKKTDILYAGWVGPDAGSPSTTWGPAKYDTFAAITKAGNHGWPYCMGNKQPYRDRNLPDPSKPLGWYDCDAPKNESPNNDGLVNLPPVTSNTIWYSPQGGGVDYPRDANGVPSYKQEEQKLLLPWLKGGGQATMNGPVYRYDAASASDVKWPAYWDGKWFVGDFYDGDQPRHAVLTDPRTVGQGGLPVHAESLKKIVPVGQGGIRNLMDWKFAPDGSLYVLDYGRGFFTSDKDSALWRVTYKGGGPTPAADQLARKAAQ
- a CDS encoding GlxA family transcriptional regulator, which translates into the protein MPLPHRVVIAVFPGVDLLDVTGPAEVFALANRETGGRAGYRVRLAGPVAGEVRTSAGVRLLTDLAFGDVGADVDTLIVPGAVDMTEAGPRARVDEDIVAWVRETAPHAGRVASVCVGAHVLAAAGLLDGRTATTHWSTAAQLAADHPGVTVDPDPIFVRTDHGRLWTGAGISACLDLALALVAEDLGERTALALARHLVMYLKRQGGQSQFSVPLSRPAADRRDIDDLRLWIADHLHEDLSAAALAERMCLSERHFARVFAQETGTSPAAYVEAARVEVARRLLETTDGPLGQVAEAAGLGSVETLHRAFRRRLATTPAAYRRRFRTRAG
- a CDS encoding SRPBCC family protein, with translation MSGQFEATVEIDRPVDDVFAYLADGRNDPEFSPRVLRIERVPEGPTAVGTVFRSTVKDAGMKTAREFRVTALEAPRTIRWAEVSSNTVTAREGGYDLEPLPGGGTRVRIFNVLEGHGLGKLLVGLALAAARKDAPAFGARIKAAVETAIAPR